The proteins below come from a single Cottoperca gobio chromosome 11, fCotGob3.1, whole genome shotgun sequence genomic window:
- the hcn3 gene encoding potassium/sodium hyperpolarization-activated cyclic nucleotide-gated channel 3 gives MLQPGVNKFSLRMFGSHKGVAAEQARVKSYGVWIIHPYSDFRFYWDLVMLLLMMSNLVILPWGITFFEDQNTMPWITFNVLSDTLFLMDLVFNFRTGIPVEDSHIILDPKEIRIHYLRTWFMVDFISSIPVDYIFLVVDLESLHESSDVYRTARALRIVRFTKILSLLRLLRLSRLIRYIHQWEEIFHMTYDLASAAVRIVNLIGMMLLLCHWDGCLTFMVPMLQDFPPDCWVSKNDMVNSTWHLQYSYALFMAMSHMLCIGYGAHPPEGLTDVWLTMISMVVGATCYAMFLGHATNLVQSLDASHRQYQEKYKQVEQYMSFHKLPADVRQRIHDYYEQRFQGKMFDEDSILGELSDPLKEEIVSYNCRGLVANMPLFANTDPHFVTVILTKLRFEVFQPADLIIREGTLGRKMYFIQHGTVTVIPRGSKEITLNDGAYFGEICLLTQGRRTATVKADTYCRLYSLSVDSFNEVLEEHPLMRRAFESVAVDRLDRGTRKPSYHPPLDE, from the exons ATGCTGCAACCCGGGGTCAACAAGTTCTCCCTGCGCATGTTTGGCAGCCATAAGGGTGTTGCTGCTGAGCAGGCCAGGGTTAAGAGCTATGGAGTGTGGATCATCCACCCCTACAGTGACTTCAG GTTTTACTGGGACCTCGTGATGCTCCTGTTGATGATGAGCAATCTGGTCATTTTGCCCTGGGGAATCACCTTCTTTGAAGACCAGAACACCATGCCCTGGATCACCTTCAACGTCCTGTCTGACACTCTCTTCCTCATGGACTTGGTTTTCAATTTCCGCACGGGCATCCCAGTAGAGGACAGCCACATCATCCTGGACCCCAAAGAGATCCGCATTCATTACCTCCGCACCTGGTTCATGGTGGACTTCATCTCCTCCATTCCCGTTGACTACATCTTCCTCGTTGTCGACCTGGAGTCCCTGCACGAGTCGTCAGACGTGTACCGCACTGCCCGCGCCCTCCGCATTGTGCGCTTCACCAAGATCCTCAGTCTGCTGCGTCTTCTCAGACTGTCTCGCCTCATCCGCTACATTCACCAGTGGGAGGAG ATTTTCCACATGACTTATGACCTGGCCAGCGCTGCAGTGCGTATAGTCAACTTGATTGGCATGATGCTGCTGTTGTGCCACTGGGATGGCTGCCTGACCTTCATGGTGCCTATGCTGCAAGACTTCCCCCCAGACTGCTGGGTATCCAAAAATGACATGGTG aatTCTACATGGCACCTACAGTACTCCTACGCCCTGTTCATGGCCATGAGTCACATGCTGTGTATAGGATACGGCGCCCACCCTCCAGAAGGTTTGACTGACGTTTGGCTCACCATGATCAGTATGGTGGTGGGGGCCACCTGCTACGCCATGTTCCTTGGTCATGCAACTAACCTGGTCCAGTCCTTGGATGCATCACATCGCCAGTATCAAGAGAAG TATAAGCAAGTGGAGCAGTACATGTCGTTCCATAAACTGCCAGCGGACGTAAGACAGAGGATCCATGATTATTACGAGCAGCGATTCCAAGGCAAGATGTTCGATGAGGACAGCATCCTTGGAGAGCTCAGTGATCCGCTGAAGGAG GAGATTGTCAGCTATAACTGCCGTGGGCTTGTAGCCAACATGCCGCTGTTTGCCAACACTGACCCTCATTTTGTGACAGTGATCCTCACCAAACTGCGTTTCGAAGTCTTCCAACCTGCAGACTTGATTATACGAGAAGGTACGCTGGGTCGGAAAATGTACTTCATCCAGCACGGCACCGTCACTGTCATCCCACGTGGCAGTAAAGAGATTACGCTCAACGATGGAGCGTATTTTGGAG AGATCTGCCTGCTAACCCAAGGACGACGTACAGCCACCGTGAAGGCTGACACCTACTGTCGCCTTTACTCCCTGAGTGTGGACAGTTTCAACGAAGTCCTGGAGGAGCACCCTCTTATGAGGAGGGCGTTTGAGAGTGTGGCTGTGGACCGACTGGACCGGGGGACTCGCAAACCCAGTTATCATCCTCCTCTAGATGAGTGA